In one Rhodococcus sp. B50 genomic region, the following are encoded:
- a CDS encoding peptide chain release factor 3, whose protein sequence is MSTPHASADSQSTGTTEPAQSSGASKLTSAKEVRAEAERRRTFAVISHPDAGKSTLTEALALHAKVISEAGAVHGKAGRKSTVSDWMEMEKARGISVSSTALQFNYTRSDVAGTDDEVVNVVNLVDTPGHSDFSEDTYRVLTAVDAAVMLIDAAKGLEPQTLKLFQVCRHRGIPVVTVINKWDRPGRTPLELLDEIDERIGLTPTPLFWPVGIAGDFRGLLRRGEDGAPAEYIKFTRTAGGARIAPEEHLSADEALALEGDTWVEAAEESELLSANGQDHDQEMFLAGQTSPVIFASAMLNFGVRQILDTLVTLAPPPRARTAVDETPREVDDPFSAVVFKVQAGMDTAHRDRLAFMRVVSGVFERGMVVTHAQTGKPFATKYALTVFGRERSTVENAYPGDVVGLVNATALAPGHTLYVEKKVEFPPIPSFAPEHFAILRAESASKYKQFRKAVDQLDSEGVVQILRNDIRGDASPVMAAVGPMQFEVVAARMKAEYNVDPRIENLGYTLARRTDAASADELNRQRGVEVFTRSDGVLLALVSDKWRLQYILKEMPELTLEPLVAATD, encoded by the coding sequence TTGAGCACCCCGCACGCTTCGGCCGACAGTCAATCCACCGGCACGACGGAGCCTGCGCAGTCTTCCGGCGCCTCGAAGCTCACATCGGCAAAGGAGGTCCGAGCCGAGGCCGAGCGCAGACGCACCTTCGCCGTCATCTCGCACCCCGACGCCGGCAAGTCGACGCTCACCGAAGCGCTCGCCCTGCACGCGAAGGTCATCTCCGAGGCCGGCGCGGTCCACGGCAAGGCCGGCCGCAAGTCGACGGTCTCCGACTGGATGGAGATGGAGAAGGCCCGCGGCATCTCCGTCAGCTCCACCGCCCTGCAGTTCAACTACACCCGCTCGGACGTCGCGGGCACCGACGACGAGGTCGTCAACGTCGTCAATCTCGTCGACACCCCCGGCCACTCCGACTTCTCGGAGGACACCTACCGGGTTCTCACCGCCGTCGACGCCGCCGTCATGCTCATCGACGCGGCGAAAGGTCTCGAACCGCAGACCCTGAAGCTGTTCCAGGTGTGTCGCCACCGCGGCATCCCCGTCGTCACCGTCATCAACAAGTGGGACCGTCCCGGCCGGACGCCGCTGGAACTGCTCGACGAGATCGACGAGCGCATCGGACTGACGCCGACTCCGCTGTTCTGGCCCGTGGGCATCGCCGGCGACTTCCGGGGTCTGCTGCGTCGCGGCGAGGACGGCGCCCCGGCCGAGTACATCAAGTTCACCCGCACGGCCGGCGGTGCCAGGATCGCGCCCGAGGAACATCTGTCCGCCGACGAAGCGCTCGCACTCGAGGGCGACACCTGGGTCGAAGCCGCCGAGGAGTCCGAACTGTTGTCGGCCAACGGTCAGGACCACGATCAGGAGATGTTCCTCGCGGGTCAGACCTCGCCGGTGATCTTCGCGTCGGCAATGCTCAACTTCGGCGTGCGGCAGATCCTCGACACCCTCGTCACGCTCGCACCGCCGCCGCGGGCCCGCACCGCTGTCGACGAGACGCCCCGCGAGGTCGACGACCCGTTCAGCGCCGTGGTGTTCAAGGTGCAGGCAGGTATGGACACCGCCCACCGCGACCGGCTCGCGTTCATGCGTGTCGTGTCGGGTGTCTTCGAGCGCGGCATGGTGGTCACGCACGCGCAGACCGGCAAGCCCTTCGCCACCAAGTACGCGCTGACGGTCTTCGGCCGCGAACGCTCCACGGTGGAGAACGCCTATCCGGGCGACGTCGTCGGTCTGGTCAACGCCACCGCGCTGGCGCCGGGCCACACCCTCTACGTCGAGAAGAAGGTGGAGTTCCCGCCGATCCCGTCGTTCGCCCCCGAGCACTTCGCGATCCTGCGGGCCGAGAGCGCCTCGAAGTACAAGCAGTTCCGCAAGGCCGTCGACCAACTCGACTCCGAGGGTGTCGTGCAGATCCTCCGCAACGACATCCGCGGCGACGCGTCGCCGGTGATGGCGGCCGTGGGTCCGATGCAGTTCGAGGTGGTCGCCGCGCGGATGAAGGCCGAGTACAACGTCGACCCGAGGATCGAGAACCTCGGTTACACGCTCGCGCGGCGCACCGACGCGGCCTCGGCCGACGAGCTGAACCGGCAGCGCGGCGTCGAGGTGTTCACCCGCTCCGACGGTGTGCTCCTCGCTCTCGTCAGCGACAAGTGGCGGTTGCAGTACATCCTCAAGGAGATGCCGGAACTGACCCTCGAACCGTTGGTCGCCGCAACCGACTGA
- a CDS encoding enoyl-CoA hydratase/isomerase family protein, with product MNESFIRTRVVNGVGEVQLDRPGALNALDRSMIRDVRSSLLAWRDDPAVTAVLVTSTSDRAFCAGGDVKPVREVALEGRFDTVREYFADEYRLDELVATYPKPYLAVLDGVTMGGGLGISVHGAVRVTTEKTTMAMPETAIGFVPDIGSSHFLPRLRGTTARCDAVGMYLGLTGARIDAGDALAVGLATHYVPSARIDDFADRIRAGQWRDALDEFVEPSPESSLAQRFPDIETVFGDGTVLDMVNRLDVLTDIDATWAEQTRAALRSLSPTSVWATAELLRRGAESTLEECFARELDVAVRVAATPDFAEGVRAVLVDKTRDPGWSPATLVDVDPGAIAALFGDR from the coding sequence GTGAACGAGTCCTTCATCCGCACACGCGTCGTCAACGGAGTCGGCGAAGTGCAACTCGACCGTCCCGGCGCGCTCAACGCGCTCGATCGGTCGATGATCCGCGACGTCCGTTCGTCGCTTCTCGCCTGGCGCGACGACCCGGCCGTCACGGCCGTGCTCGTCACCAGCACGTCCGACCGCGCGTTCTGTGCCGGTGGCGACGTCAAACCGGTACGCGAGGTGGCGCTGGAAGGACGCTTCGACACCGTCCGGGAGTACTTCGCCGACGAGTACCGCCTCGACGAACTCGTCGCCACCTACCCCAAGCCCTATCTCGCGGTTCTCGACGGGGTCACGATGGGCGGCGGCCTCGGTATCTCGGTGCACGGCGCGGTGCGTGTCACCACCGAGAAGACCACCATGGCCATGCCCGAGACGGCCATCGGGTTCGTCCCCGACATCGGGTCGAGCCACTTCCTCCCGCGACTGCGCGGCACCACGGCGCGCTGCGACGCGGTGGGTATGTATCTCGGGCTCACCGGTGCCCGCATCGACGCCGGCGACGCGCTGGCCGTCGGCCTGGCCACGCACTACGTGCCCAGCGCACGCATCGACGACTTCGCCGACCGCATCCGCGCGGGGCAGTGGCGCGACGCTCTCGACGAGTTCGTCGAACCGTCCCCCGAATCCTCTCTGGCGCAACGCTTCCCCGACATCGAGACGGTCTTCGGCGACGGGACGGTGCTCGACATGGTGAACCGGCTCGACGTTCTCACCGACATCGACGCGACGTGGGCCGAGCAGACCCGCGCGGCGCTGCGGTCGTTGTCGCCGACGAGCGTGTGGGCCACGGCCGAACTGCTCCGCCGCGGTGCGGAGAGCACCCTCGAGGAGTGTTTCGCCCGCGAACTCGACGTGGCCGTGCGGGTCGCCGCGACCCCGGACTTCGCCGAAGGTGTGCGCGCAGTCCTCGTCGACAAGACCCGTGATCCGGGCTGGTCGCCCGCGACCCTCGTGGACGTGGACCCGGGGGCGATCGCCGCTCTGTTCGGCGACCGATAA
- a CDS encoding pyridoxine/pyridoxamine 5'-phosphate oxidase — MSEIARRSEFPDTRGWIRALPTFAASAPPFEPAPTPQETFLRWLTEAVQVGIAEPHAATLSTVDPSGRPDARMLLIKDVTDDGWWFSGDDRSPKGRQLDATPAAALTVYWRELGRQVRVRGPVLAGPPEVCARDFRERSVFARAVASTGHQSEVLADPAEYDRLVQERLAALEHDPDLVSSHWTAWCVAAEMVEFWQADAGRRHLRHRYRRAGDRWVAEELHP, encoded by the coding sequence ATGAGCGAGATCGCGCGTCGCAGTGAGTTTCCCGACACCCGCGGCTGGATCCGGGCGCTGCCCACCTTTGCGGCGTCCGCGCCGCCGTTCGAACCGGCACCGACGCCGCAGGAGACCTTCCTTCGGTGGCTCACCGAGGCCGTTCAGGTCGGCATCGCCGAGCCGCACGCGGCCACCCTGTCGACCGTCGACCCGTCCGGGAGGCCTGACGCGCGCATGCTGCTGATCAAGGACGTCACCGACGACGGCTGGTGGTTCTCCGGCGACGACCGCTCGCCGAAGGGCCGCCAGCTCGACGCGACGCCGGCGGCCGCGCTCACCGTGTACTGGCGCGAACTCGGCCGGCAGGTCCGCGTGCGCGGGCCCGTCCTGGCCGGCCCGCCCGAGGTGTGCGCCCGCGATTTCCGGGAACGGTCGGTCTTCGCCCGGGCTGTGGCGTCCACGGGTCACCAGAGTGAGGTCCTCGCCGATCCCGCAGAGTACGACCGTCTCGTACAGGAACGTCTGGCCGCGCTCGAGCACGATCCCGATCTCGTCTCCTCGCACTGGACCGCGTGGTGCGTCGCCGCCGAGATGGTGGAGTTCTGGCAGGCGGATGCCGGCCGGCGGCACCTGCGTCATCGCTACCGGCGGGCGGGGGATCGATGGGTCGCCGAAGAACTTCATCCGTGA
- a CDS encoding VOC family protein, producing MVSEVAGDFPRPGALPYLTVPRAHDAIEWYTRVFGASLTAEPVVMDDGRVGHAELRFPSGMIYLADEFPELGLTAPQEGAVSVSLMLEVADTDAVLTRARLAGGSVERWINEAHGHRNATLLDPFGHRWMLVGPLTGKLPPPRE from the coding sequence ATGGTCTCCGAAGTCGCCGGTGATTTCCCGCGCCCGGGTGCGCTGCCCTACCTCACGGTGCCGCGGGCACACGACGCGATCGAGTGGTACACCCGGGTCTTCGGGGCTTCGCTGACCGCCGAGCCGGTGGTCATGGACGACGGTCGCGTGGGCCACGCGGAGCTACGGTTCCCCAGCGGAATGATCTATCTTGCAGACGAATTCCCGGAACTCGGACTCACCGCGCCGCAGGAGGGAGCGGTCTCGGTGAGCCTGATGCTCGAAGTTGCCGACACCGACGCCGTGCTCACCCGCGCCCGGCTGGCCGGTGGTTCGGTCGAGAGGTGGATCAACGAGGCCCACGGCCATCGCAACGCCACGCTGCTCGACCCCTTCGGGCATCGCTGGATGCTCGTCGGTCCGTTGACCGGCAAGCTCCCGCCCCCTCGGGAGTGA